From Aquarana catesbeiana isolate 2022-GZ linkage group LG05, ASM4218655v1, whole genome shotgun sequence:
ggcctaatatCTGCTGAAAGTGCGCAAAATAAATTTAGTAAGATGATTTAGTAACCTAAatcaaatgtattattattatttccattgttttatttttattatgactattattaataataatacattaaataCATTTAGAAAACTAAATCAAATGTTTAGTTGTTATAAAatcaaatgtattattatttttattattaataagtgAAATACATTTAGTAACCTGTGCTCTATGGATGTGCTGCAAAAATACCAATGTACAGAGTTATCGATTAATTCTGTGGACTACAGATCACCCCCCGTTATGGAGTGAGGAGAAGGGGAGATTTTCTGTAGACCTGACACATTTGCTGTCCTAGGGTGACCAGCTTGCTCCTGCTTAGATACAGTAAGTAAGTGCtgtgactagggttgccactttttcttcaagccaaacccgaacactttagtacatttttattttgttttagtatacactataggattgtaacagacctaggacacctttgggcactccaaagataATAGTAATATGGTGCACATAgagccccctcaccctcctgtcatgCCCTGTTCCAAGCTACATTcctgtctaaataatgtgtccgggtttcaggtggactgaaacccagacacaattcaaaacctggactgtccgggtgaatccgggacaggtggcaaccctagctgtgaccctaggacaggaagtatgctactggcaggataaaaaaaaaaaggactgacagataaaaataaaggagaaaaaaaataataatatgcccaCAACTTCTAAGGACTGGCACTCTGAAatctattacatttttattctttggTTTAGATAGGCTTTAGGGCTGGGTTTACATATGTGTGAATTGAATGCATTTTTCACGGCATCCAATTAGCATGACAtgtgagtgtgactggctctcaatcgagccggttcacacatgtgcggggcgGCCGCAGTGCGAactccaaaagggtcctgtgcgtttttgggtccagttcaggtgcgaatcaggcaaaaattcagacctgaatccatacctctcaactttttgagatgggaatgagggacacctatcagcaaaagtatgcaggcataggacacaccccatgacacgccctcttaaaggagaactgtacaaaaaaaaacaagatatgttaaacccacaagtgctttttttaccactactattcctttatattggcttttggaatttacaaatgcagcaatttagagatcagatgaaaggtttagcactggaaaacactttttgatagataaaaagtgaattttatatacatctatatagatcagaccaaaatgagggacatatgaggaggaatgagggacagggggacattgctccaaatcagggacagtccctagaaatcagggactgttgggagctatgtgaatcgcacctgaactggtgaacagaaatgcaccggaccccagACTGGAAACTGCGGCTGCACATTTGTGAACCTGAGAGAGAGAATATTGAGATTCTGCATTCTTTGATTCTTTGCATTTATGACTGTTTCTGTATGAGGGTTATAAATAGGTACATAGTTGCAGACAATCATGGGTCCATGATGACAGTTTAGCCCCCTGGTTGGTCAACTTGTTACCCTTCAAGAAATGACCTTCCAGTTCTCTGCCAGTAATTTGGAAGGCCCATGAGGAGCCAAAGATATAAAGAGATCACAGGTGTGCCGGTATGTACCGCTCAGGTTTATGTGTTGCAGATCCTTCATATCAGCTATGGATGCAGGAAGGCAAGAGAGCTGATTGTTGGATGCAGATACATGCGTCAGACTTTTCATTTCTCCAATGTTGTTCGGAATTAATTTTAAATCGTTTTCTGAGATGTCAAGACTCTTGAGGTTTCTCAGTTTACATAGATCGTCTGGAAGATCtgtcatctaaaaaaaaaaccaaaaaacaaaacaccaaagcACACATTTAGAGGATATAATGCATAAACATATAACGCATATTAAAACCAATGTGTAAAATTCATGCAGTATTACACTATTACAATGCCAGTCTTTACACTACATAAGGGGTCTCCACAGTATGGACCCCTGGACCAAACCTGGCCCACTGCAAGATTTTGTCTGCCctatgatgtaaagggagactctgatggaaaCTCTGATTCAAGGGGAACTCTGGTATaagatgggactctgatggggaccctgatgtaagggggaactctaatgcAACGGGGATtacatccccttaaaggagaattgtacaaaaaacaagattggttaaacccacaagtgctttttttatcactatattaccaaaagtattggtacgcttgcctttacacacatgtaGCGATgggttgctacgtgttacagcatccacacatttcaccctgctgccagacccctattatgccgcgtacacatgagcggactttccggcatacttggtccggcggaccagagtccgccgcacaatccgatcgtgtgtaggcttccgCAGACTTTTTTTTCGCAAAAGTCagctggacctagatttgaagcatgtttcaaatctttcccttGTAAGTCCGcctgactcagttcctgacggaaagcccagtcgtctgtatgctggtccgacggaccagagaCGACGCaaggcttcttggcttcttctcttcttcccatgttgacacgacggtcataactgttgaccacgccccctaaaacgtcacagtcccagcatgcccagggactgtgacggcataagggggcggggtctccgcctatataagtcacatcggagctctcagagagcattccagctggagagactgtcgtgtcaacatgggaagaagagaagaagccaagaagccaagaagccaagaagcccagaagccagaagctagaagtccgggcctccgctggcaaacgagcggcatgaagatagcggaggagccggcagaagaactggaacaccgggagaagaggccagagagagcgagaagaaccaaccggacgccaggagaagaggaaccggagggacccccgaagccggaagaagacccccccgagctgtctaataaattacttcaaaaacctgtgtagtgtgttttattattgacactttttccccaggtaaaTGTGTAGGGGTACCATGGCcccgcacccacccccccatgttgagggcatgcggcctggtacggttcggggggggggcgctcgctcatccccactccctttcctgaccggccgagctgcgtgctctgatcaggggctggtatggattttaggggggaccccaccctgttttttcggcgtagggggttccccttaaaatccataccagacctaagggccatgtatgccccgcgacggggcttgcaaggtgtcaatctccccgataaaagcagcgagattcacttccttttctagtcccgtcgtacccgagtcacgttcaaaattaacggacttgtccgtgtgtgggcaagtccgttcattctgaaagtccgccataactccggcgaaagtccatcggaaagacgggcggacttagcctgccagaaagtccggtcatgtgtagtcAAGTCCATCctttcagaaagtccggcggtagtccgccggaaagtccgacgggaagaacgtcggaccaagtctgccggaaagtctgctcgtgtgtacgcggcattagacatactTTGTAGTCAATGAACAGTGttttgcttgtttttgttattttaggggattgaacttggttgggggaaagggacatgggatgcccataggataaattaGTACTTTGTAGAATAAAGGAACTGTGTCACAATTCTCAGGacaagatggctgaccctaaacttgacagaattttacctcagaacacttcttcctccagcacactactttactgtccaagtcttatgccctgtacacacgataagactttccgacagaaaatgtgcgatcggagcttgttgttggaaattccgaccgtgtgtgggctctatcggactttttccatcggaatttcccacacacaaagtttgagagctggctctaaaattttccaacaacaaaattcgtttgcgtaaattccgatcgtgtgtagacaattctgacacacaaagtgccacgcatgctcggaatcaagcagaagagcagcactggctactgaacttcatttttcttggctcaccgtacgtgttgtacgtcaccgctttcttttGCGTTTggcatttccgaccaactttgtgtgaccgtgtgtatgcaagacaagtttgagccaacatccgtcggaaaaaatctgatggattttgttgtcggaatgtccgatcgtgtgtacagggcattagtaatcCTGTCACGCCATcagaacatgactaggcctcactctgaataagtcccagtgaATTTTCTTGATGACACTTTGTAGACCGGGGCCTGCAGTACCCCTTTATGGCAGCAACCGTTTACTTGAGCAGAACAAATggtgatggactactgatcccagcaagtccgacTGTAAACAAGGAAGGGATGGATTCCCTTCAGGGATTAGAATCcatttcttcccctagtaaaaagagCACACAGCGCAcaccaaaacactggttaggcacacatttaactctttgatcgcccttgatctttaaccccttcccagccagtgtcagtacagtgacagtgcatatttttagcactgatcactgtattagtgtcactggttcccaaaaagtgtcagttaggtgtgtgattgtccgccgcaatatcgcagtcccgctataagtcactgatcaccaccattactagtaaataaataaacatttaatatctatacaccatagtttgtagacgctataatgttcgcataaaccaattaatatacgcttattgggattttttttaccacaaatatgtagcagaaaacatattggcctaaatttatgaagaaattacaattttttttcaatatttaaattggatttgttttatagcagaaagtaaaaaaaaaaattttttttttccataattgttgggcttttttttgtttatagcgcaaaaaacaaaacaaaaaacgcagtggtgatcaaataccacaaaaacaaagctctatttgtgggaaaaatgacataaatttaatttgggtacagcgttgtattaacgcgcaattgtcagttaaagtaacgcagtgctgtatcgcaaaaagtggcctggtcatgaaggggggggggtaaaacttccggaggtcaagtggttaaactggaacataggcaagaatTAAAATATAAATAAGCTACATGCTCAGTaaatgattaaatcagctgctgaaattgcttaaaactgagggtttaatatcactttaaatggtGGTTTATATCTGCCTATAGTTCAGGTTTAATAACTAAAATACTCAGATCTCCTTTGTATATGATTTATTATTTGCTAAAAATGTAAGCTGATATTCTGAATTCACTTTAACAGACAGACCTTGTCGGAACTCTTTGGTGTACATGTAGTGCTGGTTGAGAAGCTATAGTCCATAGATATTGTCCACAgtctaatacagtggaaccttggtttacgagcattatccgttccaggagaaggcttgtaatccaaagcactcacatatcaaagcgagtttccccatagaagtcaatggaaacaaagataattcgttccgcattgacttctattgcatgcaataccgcatgtggccagaggtgggggggggggtgcgacggagagcctcggaaatactcggggacagctcggctaaactcagaaaccctcggaaactgagtatttccgagcgtttccgagtgattctgagtatttccgaatggctctgaACCATTCccagtgtcaccagcgcccccgcacctctggccaattgcagtactgcacaccccattagcttgaatcctgctcattttgcgagacaacactcgcaaaccgagtcaggattttaaaaaaaaagttgctcgtctttcaaaaccctcgttaaccgcgttactcgtcaACCAAGGTTCCgctgtctttctcaaccttttttttaccacagaAGAGCTCTTTTAAATCATTTTtggaacccctgaaaaacaaaattcatttagcttcagtgggaaaaatgctccccaTTCAGTGGTGgtgagaatgccacccttacagacaccTAAAAAGTTCACTGATGTCATaatgctggctctgccaagtggcattagcCCTGgaactatacaggaagcatcagatGGGAGTTCAATCAGCCAaaattcaaggaacccctagcaacctctgaaggatcCCTAtgcttccacagaaccctggttgagaatggctggtttaaAATATACAGTTTCAACAGGTTCcacagaagccatggtttccatacccTCCACTGATGATGGTCTACAAGCCTGAAACAGCTATATTCAATTTGAAGTAAATGATTCTAAATTAGGCTGTATCTGTACTATACATAACTGGTTCTGGATGTACAGTTAGCCGAGGGAGCATAGAAGAATAAAATTGCATGGCTGTGCCCTAAAATGAGGCATGAATCTATTTTTTTGGAATATGTGATGCAATGAAACTGGTAAATACTTTGTGCATTAATAAGGCTCTACTGTTCTACATACTGGTTCATTGGAAGCCTTTTCGTTTTCTTTTGGCCCATATGCACAAGGTTATATTTCCTAATAGGTTCAGATAAAAATCACGGCTGGTTTTGATCTGAGCAGATGGCATAAAGCAAAAAGGACTATGATTTGTACTGctacatttattaaatgcagcaaagGCATGCATCCCGCTGTGTTGGAAGCAGTCCCCTGCACCATCCTCTTGTGGTTCACCAGGGTCAACTAGACTCACCAATGGAGACACTGCTAGCCTCAGCCAACAATAGGGAAGAACGCTGTAATAAAACGTGGTATTACTGGATGGAGTTCATGTGTACCCCTGAGTATAAAGGCCTTATGGGCTCACATGCTTAAGTCCTACTCTGTTTTTACCCACCCCCCTGCGGGATTGGAGACTAAATGATTACCAAGCAGTTGCTCGGATAATGCACAGTTCCCTGGCTCCATCCCACCTTTCCTTACTTTCTTCCTCCCGTACttccttcttttctcccccccAATGAgagttcttttttctttgttttttttccctcttcttacTTTTTTGGTTGTTACCCTGTTTTGggcagacctgtttttttttcgTATATGCAGGTGTAGTCTCCCTCTTTTAGGCTTATGGGTCTTTTGACCGAGGGCCTCAAGTGAATGTTACTTTACCAATATGGCATTTGaaattaattaaagtggttgtaaaggcacaaggttttctaccttcatgcatcctatgcatgaaggtaaaaaaaccttctgtgtgcaacagcccccctaatacttacctaagccccctctCGATCCGTCTTCGAGAACCTTGGCTTTCTGGgtactcgcactcctgattggcttttggcagcagcgggaccCATTGCCTCCCGCTACTtttaatcacagccagtaagccaatcaggagacggaggggcggggccgagccgcagctccatgtgtgaatggacacgcagagctgtGACTTGGGaccgcacctgcttgggtgcccccacagcaagctgcttacgATGAGGGCACCTAGCAGGAGTAAGGGGCCAGAAGCGCCGGCGTGGAacggagaagaagaggatctgggctgatctgtgcaaaaccattgcacagagtaggtaagtataacatgtttgttattttaatgattttaatgtatataaaacgagggtttagtaacactttattgatGTGCTCCTGGTTTTAtgactaatggcgcgtacacacgagcggactttacggcagactttgcccggcggacgggatttggtcggacaattcaatcgtgtgtgggctccagcggactttgttttctcaaaagttggacggacttagatttgaaacatgttttaaattaatccgtcgaaatcgagtccggtcgaaaagtccgccgtctgtatgctagttcgacggacaaaaagccacgctagggcagctattggctactggctatgaacttccttcttttagtccggtcgtacgtcatcacgtacgaattcaacggactttggtggattgtgtgtaggcaagtccgttcattcagaaagtccgtcgtaaagtacgtcgaaaagtccgccgggcaaagtctgccgtaaagtctgctcgtgtgtacgcggcattaaagttttGCTTGACAGCTGGGCGGAGATACCATCGATTTTTGCCAAGATAAGGTTATATGTATTTGCGTTTCCCAATGCTTGTTATGTCAATGCCTACTAAGATTGTATTGCGTGCTTGtacttttaaaagtttaaaatatagaataaaaaaaaaaagtctatggttTGAATTGGATATTTTCAGTCAAAAGTACTTTTTCCTCCCACAGCTACAGCAATGTTTTTAAACCCATGAAGTCAAATTTACTTTTGTAAAATATAGCATTCCCATCTCACTCTacaaagatatatttttttatagtctGGTATATAAACATGAATGCTTGGGCCAGTGAGCAAAGATTAGCAAATATTTGATTACCTTTGTTCCCTTCTCTTGCTTGAGATTCAGTGTTTCCAATGACAGAACAGAGCAAACCTCAACAGGAAAAGCTCTAAAATGATTGTTCGAGAGGTCCAGCTCCATCAATGTTTGTAGCCAACTGATTTGTTCTGGCAAAAACTGAATCTCATTGTCCGACAGGTTTAGTCTCTTGAGACTCtttaaagtgcagagttcaggaggaaaATGTGTAAACTTATTACACTGGAGAAGAAGATCAGTCAAAGAATCCATCTCAGACACGTTTGGGGGGACTTCACAAAGTTCATTCCTGCTCAGATCTAAGTAAATGAGATTGTTAAGTGTGCACAAGTAAACTGAGAAAGTACTTAATTTGTTTCCACTCATCTCTAAGCGTTTCAGATGCCTGTTGTAAACAATGGTCTCGGGTATgttatgaatttcatttttattaaggttCAAATGTAGAAGTGTTATCATGGAGGACAACGCTTGTGGAACCTCCGTCAGCTTGTTACCACTCAGATCCAGCTGGCTGATTTGCAAACAATTTTTCAATTCGATTGGAACATAAATAAGCTGATTTTCAGCCCAGGAAAGCGATGAAAGGCTTTTAAGGTGAGATAGTTGCTCTGGTAAAACTGCCAATGCGTTTTGGTCAACCCGAAGCTTCTTTAGGTTTTTTAGCTTGTGAATATTTCCCGGAAGAGCACACATATGGTTGCCACTTAAATTTAAATTTTCTATACTATGACAGCTGCAGATGCTCTCCGTGATGAACTGAAGCAAATTATTAGAAATAGAAAAAACTTTGAGATGTTGCAGTTGATTGATTTTGTCCGATAATCTGGTTATACGGTTGTTATCAAGGATAAGTTCTTCCAAGCTGGTCAAGTTGTAAAGTTGTACAGGTAAAAAGGTGAGCTGGTTATTACTTAGTGACAGTTCTCGAAGGGCTTTCAGGTCACCAATTTCTTTTGGCAAACTTTTGATCTGGTTTCCACCTAAACAGAGCTTGACCAACTGCAGGAGCCTGAAGATTGACTTGGGCAAGCTAGACATCTGATTGCCGTCTAAATTTAGCACATGTAGGTTTTTAAGATTGACGACTGACTCAGGCAACGTTTTTAGGGAATTCCCGCTAAGTCCCAAGATCTGAAGGGTTGCAAGGTCTCCAATACATGTAGGTAATTGTGTGAGATGGTTATTGTTGGCAAATAGTTGTCTGATGTGTTGGAGGTTTGAAATGTTATCTGGGAGAGATGTAATTTGGTTACGGTTTATGTTTAAGGCCTGTAATTGTGAAAGATATCCTAGTTCAGAAGGCAGACATTGCAACCTGTTTCCTTCAATGGATAATTTCTCAAGATGTAGGAGAAGCTTCACATTTTGAGGCACGTGCTGGATCAGATTGTTGTCCAACTGCAGAGTCTTTAAGGTTGGGCATTTAAAAATATCTGCAGGAATTTCATTTAGCTGCTTACTGTTAAAATTGAAAGTCGTAACATTGTCCGTCTCTGGTGACATTGTTGCTTTCAAATCTGTAGATGACAGTAAATATAGACAGTTTATATAGACCAAACTTGAATGCTAAATCTACAAATCTATACTGTATAGCCACGAAACCCTAGAGAAGAACTGTGTTAAAGAGTCCGTATTGAGGTCCCAGTGTTATTTTATTTAGAGGTTTCTGTAGAGATCCATTGGGGTGAAAGCCGTCAGTGGGGCAGTTTCTGGGAGGGGACcagctgctgctttttttttttttttcagtctgtggctgaaaaaaaaagtttatctggATGTGACATCATCAGTGTGTGGTCTTCTGTCTATTGCACTGACAGTACTGGGAGCAAGGATGAGCTCCTTGGCCAACACCTGGCACCTACCCATTCAGTGCAAAGTGatacaatgggggttgatttaataaaggcaaataggctgtttactttgtaaGGGAAGTTGCACTGTGCATGGAGTAATCCCCAGAGCTTACTAGATGTGATGCAGTTTCACGTTGCAAAAAattcccaatcatgtgcaagaaaaatttttaaaaaatgcatttttgcttgcacgtgattgtgtGATGGATGtcagcaaagtgcaacttcccttgcaaagtgaatagtctgtttgcctttagtgaataaatTCCGATGTCTTTATAAATGGCTCTAAGCACCCTTAACCCTCCCCACTGCTCCTCCCCAACCCTGTCCTGTTGCTCCTTCCTTGCTCTTAGCCGGTGACAGTATTAAGCACAAGTTTCCTCTAATACTTTGACTTGCTGGCTTGATTCTTTGTATCCCTTTGAAAAGGTTCAGCTTAGTACTGGATATATTGTGGCATGAACGAGTAATCTAATCACCAGCAATTGAAGCCTTACTTACACCATGATGCTGAATTATTACTCACATTACCATGTTGGCACAAAGTGAGCTATTCAATGTTATAAGGGAAAGAACAAGAAAACCCTGGGAACCACCAAGGGCTGTGAGTCAGTGCATGGAAAGTTTGGCATTTAGGTGGTACCCTTTACTGactaacttaaagtggaactttaatcagaaaattaagtcctgctagatcacttcaggctggccccttttgcaggtatagctatgtaaaaaattaaaaataagtgtctatactgtttaactacttgccgaccaaccaggggttgcaggaaagaaagccgtctccgctgggagaagacagtgcttATCGCTAGTGgatatagcagccgctagcgataatcgtaagagaatcctacaggctggttgtacccaagttgatcgatcaacttggtacattcagcctgcccattaatggcttgaatctcagccagttcctgttgAACCATCACCACAAACACATGTGTTGCAATTTTAATGCAATTTTATGCATTTTGCCGTTTTCTTTTTTGCTGCTTATAGGAAAGTATGACGGTTCTGTTCATGTAGTGCGTCTTCGatgtgactttacactctctggcaatcaagtagcatcaaagtcgcatcaaagtagtgcggGAACCTTTGGGTCAAAAGTCGCATATTAGGGTTGgtgttaagggctagggttagcatTAAGGTTTGGGGTTAAGGGATGGGATTagtgttaagggctagggttagcttttagggttaagggttagggttagcggccgaaaaacacatagatgtgaacgtgtcccataggaaaccatggtaaatagactgtagtgcatttctgcaaaatgcaaaacgcactaacaaatgcataggtgtgaaccgaaccTTATACTAACCCTAGCCATTAACACTTAACCCTAAGCCTAACATGCGCCTTAGGACACAtaaaggtccctgcactactttgatgctacttgagtgccagagtgctaaagtcgcatcaaagtcacacttTTAATGAACAGAACTGTCATGCTTTCCTATTAgcaaaaaaacgcatcaaaaatgcatgttcaAAAATTCTAAATGCTTTGCAAAATGTGCCAGAATATGCATTAACCGCAAcctacatagatgtgaacctagcctaaatgttcCTTGCCCAAAAAACAGACATAAACAGAATGGACGTAAATGGATGACATCCGTTTACATCTGTCTAAATGGAAAAGGAttctgtttaaaagaaaaaaacaaaaactgacaaaCTCAgttagcttaaagcggagttccagccttttTTTTCACCCTCGCGATGGTCGCAGCTTATTGAATATATTCCGGCTTATGTATTATGCTTATGTCAGTGATGTAGGCGGATGTAAGCAGATGATCCTCCATGTACATCTGTCCGCCTATAGATATACATTGTGGTTCAGTCTGAAAAACTGAGCCAGATCCAAACTGAATGCCCTAGGGGACATAGAGATTTGATAACTGAAACGAATGAACATTTATTAGTCCCATTTGTCACACTTTGACTAGATGTAACATtagtaacattaaccacttcagccctggaggatttggctggccaaagaccagagcactttttgcgattcggcactgcatcgctttaactgacaattgcgtggtcgtgcgatgtagctcccaaacaaaattgacgtccttttttccccacaaatagagctttcttttggtatttgatcaccatctgcgatttttattttttgtgctataaacaaaaaaagagcaacaattttgaaaaaaaagcaatattttttactttttgctataataaatatccccaaaaatatataaaaacgcactcctaaggagtgattctaactgtggggggatgggctgtgtgtgacactacactgatcaccgctcctgattacagggagctgtgatcagtgacagtgtcactaggcagaatggggaaatgcttgtttacattagtatttccccgttcttcctc
This genomic window contains:
- the LRRD1 gene encoding leucine-rich repeat and death domain-containing protein 1, which codes for MFCQFNRDSNQLQVSGFFSLLLLNSSDLKATMSPETDNVTTFNFNSKQLNEIPADIFKCPTLKTLQLDNNLIQHVPQNVKLLLHLEKLSIEGNRLQCLPSELGYLSQLQALNINRNQITSLPDNISNLQHIRQLFANNNHLTQLPTCIGDLATLQILGLSGNSLKTLPESVVNLKNLHVLNLDGNQMSSLPKSIFRLLQLVKLCLGGNQIKSLPKEIGDLKALRELSLSNNQLTFLPVQLYNLTSLEELILDNNRITRLSDKINQLQHLKVFSISNNLLQFITESICSCHSIENLNLSGNHMCALPGNIHKLKNLKKLRVDQNALAVLPEQLSHLKSLSSLSWAENQLIYVPIELKNCLQISQLDLSGNKLTEVPQALSSMITLLHLNLNKNEIHNIPETIVYNRHLKRLEMSGNKLSTFSVYLCTLNNLIYLDLSRNELCEVPPNVSEMDSLTDLLLQCNKFTHFPPELCTLKSLKRLNLSDNEIQFLPEQISWLQTLMELDLSNNHFRAFPVEVCSVLSLETLNLKQEKGTKMTDLPDDLCKLRNLKSLDISENDLKLIPNNIGEMKSLTHVSASNNQLSCLPASIADMKDLQHINLSGNKLTSLPGDIHRLKKLHIIDLDKNPMVRPPRLVCEGRQLYPIGCYLQATDIREERIMQKIFKLVSSSLFTDDFTFLCTKLQLRGEDAKAILKNKSLQLPDKVLHALNLWRTVRQPNISPAAISEQLIRVLVMADLHEIALKANMLKLNAKSIKL